Proteins found in one Trichoplusia ni isolate ovarian cell line Hi5 chromosome 14, tn1, whole genome shotgun sequence genomic segment:
- the LOC113500887 gene encoding venom allergen 5-like encodes MELKVIFLLTFLTIAQCQLIPLSCAQIRAFVDGHNSRRLLLAQGRVPGQPAASKMNIVLWDEELHVKAAKWALSNKNFHNPDKHIPSGRFTTGENLYWYYTTDSKYNLNPDMALESWFGEHANFTYGPLQESDFDNSKNYQIGHYTQMAWSDSIYIGCAISQTRKNRWNNFYVVCNYGPGGNYVNETPYETSADSNGKLYCGTKDCSQPYGPKCENDRYNII; translated from the exons ATGGAGCTCAAAGTGATCTTTCTTTTGACTTTCTTGACTATTGCGCAATGCCAAT TGATACCGTTGTCATGTGCTCAAATTCGGGCCTTTGTCGATGGTCACAATTCGAGGAGGCTGCTGCTAGCCCAAGGCAGGGTACCGGGACAACCTGCGGCTAGTAAAATGAATATAGTg CTTTGGGATGAGGAACTACATGTAAAGGCGGCTAAATGGGCGCTAAGCAATAAGAATTTCCACAACCCGGATAAACATATTC CATCCGGCAGATTTACCACTGGGGAAAATTTGTATTGGTACTATACAACTGATAGTAAATACAATCTGAATCCGGACATGGCATTAGAGTCTTGGTTTGGTGAACATGCTAACTTCACATATGGCCCACTTCAGGAAAGTGACTTCGATAATTCCAAAAACTATCAGATTGGCCATTACACTCAG ATGGCATGGTCTGACAGCATCTACATCGGCTGCGCTATATCGCAAACAAGAAAGAACAGATGGAACAATTTTTATGTGGTCTGCAACTATGGTCCAGG TGGTAACTACGTCAATGAAACACCGTACGAGACTAGTGCTGACTCCAATGGAAAATTGTACTGCGGTACCAAAGACTGCAGCCAGCCTTATGGACCTAAATGTGAAAACGACcgatacaatataatttaa